One segment of Fusarium oxysporum f. sp. lycopersici 4287 chromosome 7, whole genome shotgun sequence DNA contains the following:
- a CDS encoding acyl-CoA dehydrogenase, which produces MATTFESSDPAVYKEYEAQWSTLPTDAEGWIKRAKDVAEVLAKDAPARERANKSPKAEVALLKHSGLLKILGPAKYGGGEQPWSVGFRAIREVAKKDGSVGMLLGYHLVWSTTANVVGTPEQADRTHKLIISNNYFVGGAVNPRDNDLKITSNGDKLIFNGFKNFSTGGVISDLTVLEGVYGEKEEHIFAIVPTQQPGIQFKHNWDNVGLRLTESGGVNIENVEAPWGDALGWDVEAKKPDPNILAIPFTSLFLPTIQLNFANLYLGIAAGALEFAKEYTVKNTRAWPFGGDVSTINPPIQLLLTNPQNKEKPTDEFYILSTYGNFFAHLRATEALAEKVNAEADSLYAKYSQDRSAVTAEQRGEFAEWVASLKVVTTDTGLKITSGVFEVTGSRSTAAKVGLDRFWRDLRTHTLHDPVAYKNRELGRYLLLGEYPEPTWYT; this is translated from the exons atggccacCACTTTTGAGAGCTCTGACCCAGCTGTCTACAAAGAGTACGAAGCCCAATGGTCCACTCTCCCCACCGACGCTGAGGGTTGGATCAAGCGTGCCAAAGACGTCGCTGAAGTCCTAGCAAAAGACGCTCCAGCTCGAGAACGCGCGAACAAGTCTCCGAAAGCTGAAGTCGCTCTCCTCAAGCATTCCggccttctcaagatcctcgGTCCGGCTAAATATGGCGGCGGTGAACAGCCATGGAGTGTTGGTTTCAGAGCGATTCGTGAGGTTGCCAAGAAGGATGG ATCTGTTGGCATGCTTCTCGGCTACCACCTCGTCTGGTCTACAACCGCCAACGTAGTCGGAACTCCCGAGCAAGCAGACCGCACCcacaaactcatcatctccaacaacTACTTTGTTGGCGGTGCCGTGAACCCTCGCGACAACGATCTCAAGATCACTTCCAACGGGGACAAGCTTATCTTCAATGGTTTTAAGAACTTTAGCACCGGCGGTGTAATCTCAGACTTGACTGTTCTTGAAGGTGTTTATGGTGAGAAGGAAGAGCACATCTTTGCTATTGTTCCGACGCAACAGCCTGGCATTCAGTTTAAGCATAACTGGGATAATGTTGGGCTGAGACTTACGGAGTCGGGGGGTGTTAATATCGAGAATGTTGAGGCGCCGTGGGGTGATGCTTTGGGATGGGATGTTGAGGCGAAGAAGCCAGATCCCAACATCTTGGCAATTCCTTTCACGAGTCTGTTCTTACCAAC AATTCAACTCAACTTTGCCAACCTCTACCTCGGCATTGCGGCCGGTGCTCTTGAGTTTGCTAAAGAGTACACTGTCAAGAATACTCGCGCCTGGCCCTTCGGCGGCGATGTAAGTACCATTAATCCCCCAATCCAACTCCTTCTAACAAATCCGcagaacaaagagaaaccaaCAGACGAATTCTACATCCTCTCCACCTACGGCAACTTCTTCGCCCACCTCCGCGCCACCGAAGCTCTCGCCGAGAAAGTCAACGCTGAAGCTGACTCTCTCTACGCAAAGTACTCACAAGATCGCTCCGCCGTTACAGCCGAGCAACGCGGTGAGTTCGCAGAATGGGTCGCCAGTCTCAAGGTCGTCACTACAGACACAGGTCTCAAGATCACTTCTGGAGTTTTTGAAGTTACGGGTTCGAGGTCTACGGCTGCAAAGGTTGGCTTGGATAGGTTCTGGAGGGATTTGAGAACGCATACGCTGCATGATCCTGTGGCGTATAAGAATCGGGAGTTGGGAAGGTATCTTTTGTTGGGAGAGTATCCTGAGCCTACGTGGTACACATGA
- a CDS encoding alkanesulfonate monooxygenase, which produces MSESQEAPKVKKQLIINAFVESCSGHQSPGLWRHPDDKSWDFNNISHWVKLAQLLEKGKFHGIFIADVLGSYDVYKGPRNPDPAIISGAQWPVNEPLATVPAMAAATKNIGFGVTVATTYEQPYHLARRLSTVDHLTGGRLGWNIVTGYLDSAARNLGHTEQPSHDERYAIAEEYVDVTYKLWQSSWRDDAVKLDREKGIYTDPSLVRLINHSGKYYTVPGPHICQPSPQRTPLILQAGTSKAGKNFAAKHAEAIFVAGHSPVTVAKNIAEIRTLAKEQFGRDPKAIKFLAMFCPIIGKTQEEADAKYKEFVGYGSEDGALALFGGWTGIDLAQYGDDEELRYVESNAIRSAVESWSKSIPGVPKWTKHTVANHIKVGGLGATVAGTPERIADEMERWVNEADVDGFNLAYALMPASFEEVISDLLPVLRERGLFWEDYAVDGGTYRENVYGRKGVARPPADHPAAKYHWTKDD; this is translated from the exons ATGTCTGAATCGCAAGAGGCccccaaggtcaagaagcagctcaTTATCAACGCCTTTGTTGAATCATGCAGCGGTCATCAATCACCTGGTCTCTGGAGACATCCGGATGATAAATCATGGGATTTCAATAATATCAGTCACTGGGTGAAACTGGCTCAACTCCTTGAAAAGGGAAAGTTTCACGGTATTTTTATCGCTGATGTCCTT GGATCTTATGATGTCTATAAAGGTCCTCGTAACCCAGATCCTGCCATCATTTCAGGCGCGCAGTGGCCTGTCAATGAACCCCTTGCCACTGTGCCAGCTATGGCAGCAGCTACTAAGAATATTGGTTTTGGTGTAACCGTGGCGACTACTTATGAGCAGCCTTATCATCTTGCCCGAAGACTCAGCACTGTGGACCATCTAACTGGTGGGAGACTGGGCTGGAACATCGTTACTGGTTATCTCGACTCTGCTGCTCGAAATCTCGGACATACTGAGCAGCCGAGCCACGATGAGAGATATGCCATTGCCGAAGAATACGTCGATGTCACTTACAAGCTTTG GCAATCATCCTGGCGAGATGACGCCGTCAAACTCGACCGTGAAAAAGGCATCTACACAGACCCCTCCCTAGTCCGTCTCATCAACCACTCAGGAAAATACTACACCGTGCCAGGCCCTCACATCTGCCAACCCTCCCCCCAACGCACCCCGCTAATCCTCCAAGCCGGAACTTCCAAAGCCGGAAAGAACTTTGCCGCCAAACACGCCGAGGCTATTTTCGTCGCAGGCCACAGCCCCGTCACGGTGGCGAAGAACATAGCTGAGATCAGAACCCTAGCAAAAGAGCAGTTTGGTCGTGATCCTAAAGCGATAAAGTTCCTGGCTATGTTTTGTCCGATTATTGGAAAGACGCAGGAGGAGGCTGATGCGAAGTATAAGGAGTTTGTGGGGTATGGCTCAGAGGATGGTGCGTTGGCGCTGTTTGGGGGCTGGACGGGGATTGATCTTGCGCAGTATGGGGATGATGAGGAATTACGGTATGTTGAGTCGAACGCGATTCGCTCCGCCGTGGAATCATGGTCCAAGTCAATCCCAGGGGTGCCAAAATGGACGAAGCACACTGTTGCAAATCATATCAAAGTCGGTGGTCTAGGAGCCACAGTCGCAGGAACACCAGAGCGCATCGCAGATGAGATGGAGCGATGGGTCAACGAAGCTGACGTCGATGGGTTCAATCTGGCGTATGCTCTCATGCCAGCGAGTTTTGAGGAGGTAATATCTGATTTGTTGCCGGTTTTGAGGGAGAGGGGGTTGTTTTGGGAGGATTATGCTGTCGATGGGGGCACGTATAGAGAGAATGTCTATGGGAGGAAGGGAGTTGCTAGACCGCCTGCTGATCATCCAGCTGCGAAGTATCATTGGACGAAGGATGATTGA
- a CDS encoding hypothetical protein (At least one base has a quality score < 10), with protein sequence MASVLSKESLAISLSIVTLLIGLSHFNMISLKPIFKSVYIRLWKFVNIFVHWHKLPTWLGVFNLLALRYELREKNLHDTYPNAEFQGTTADCPMKNSKFIANRNSDGDFNDLAQPKMGCAGMRFGRNVPRKYTTPPTQQELLTPNPRIISEKILARPEGQFKPAEIVNLLAAAWIQFQVHDWAQHFLVTNGDKDVEIPLDKADRWSERIMKIPRTKKDDALSQQDIETPAYTNECTHWWDASQIYGSTEAETKALRAQCDKSYPGQLHVTREDGVQFLPRSDDGIPKTGFRQNWWLGLELLHTLFALEHNAIATQLHLSNPSWSSDQIFDTARLINCALMAKIHTVEWTPGILQHPALQIGMNANWWGLLGDKLWHVFGRVFDNKSEVISGIPGSGVDHDNVPYCLTEEFVSVYRLHPLIPDNVAFFSIKDGQHKGTLPIKDVAFESARKPFDEDKSGLGLSFADVFYSFGVNYPGAIRAHNMPNFLRDLNIPGDKDFPQGRHLDLGTIDILRDRERGVPRYNAFRRLFHMAPAKSFLDLTGGDAKLAAELEDVYDGDLEAVDLLVGTLSEPLPKGFGFSDTAFRVFILMATRRIKSDRFLAGDGWCPEVYTREGINWVQNNTMKDVLCRHFPELAATLHNVKNAFAPWTKIGQTEAYAGPETNKAKN encoded by the exons ATGGCTTCTGTACTTAGTAAGGAATCTCTCGCTATTTCTTTATCCATTGTCACACTACTCATTGGACTCTCTCACTTCAACATGATCTCCCTCAAACCCATCTTCAAGTCCGTTTACATTCGTCTTTGGAAATTCGTCAACATCTTTGTCCACTGGCACAAGCTCCCCACATGGCTGGGCGTTTTCAATCTCCTCGCTCTTCGATATGAACTCCGCGAGAAGAACCTTCACGACACCTACCCCAATGCTGAGTTCCAGGGCACTACAGCAGATTGCCCCATGAAGAACTCAAAGTTCATCGCGAATAGGAACTCAGATGGCGATTTCAATGATCTGGCGCAACCAAAGATGGGGTGCGCTGGTATGAGATTTGGTCGAAATGTCCCGAGAAAATATACCACGCCGCCAACTCAGCAGGAGCTGCTTACGCCCAATCCAAGAATCATATCAGAAAAGATTCTTGCTAGACCTGAAGGCCAGTTCAAACCCGCCGAGATTGTCAATCTTCTCGCCGCAGCGTGGATCCAGTTCCAAGTTCATGATTGGGCTCAGCACTTCCTTGTCACAAATGGTGATAAAGACGTTGAGATTCCTCTAGATAAAGCCGACAGGTGGTCTGAGCGCATCATGAAAATCCCCCGTACCAAGAAAGACGATGCCCTTTCGCAACAAGATATCGAGACACCTGCTTATACCAACGAGTGCACTCATTGGTGGGATGCCTCTCAGATCTATGGATCCACTGAAGCCGAGACGAAAGCTCTCAGAGCCCAGTGCGATAAATCATATCCCGGTCAACTCCATGTAACGCGCGAAGATGGCGTGCAGTTCCTCCCTCGATCGGATGATGGAATTCCCAAGACTGGATTCAGACAAAACTGGTGGTTGGGgcttgaacttcttcatACCCTATTTGCGCTGGAGCATAACGCCATTGCCACGCAGCTTCATCTTTCGAACCCTAGTTGGTCGAGTGATCAGATCTTTGATACTGCGAGACTCATCAATTGTGCTCTTATGGCGAAGATTCATACTGTTGAGTGGACACCTGGTATTCTGCAGCACCCGGCGCTGCAGATTGGAATGAATGCGAACTGGTGGGGACTTTTGGGTGACAAG CTCTGGCATGTCTTCGGCCGTGTCTTTGACAACAAATCAGAAGTCATTTCTGGTATTCCTGGCTCGGGTGTCGATCACGACAATGTCCCATACTGCCTTACAGAAGAATTCGTCTCCGTCTAccgtcttcatcctctcaTTCCCGACAACGTAGCATTCTTCAGCATTAAAGATGGCCAACACAAGGGAACTTTGCCTATCAAAGACGTCGCTTTTGAGTCAGCCCGCAAGCCCTTTGACGAAGACAAATCAGGTCTTGGCCTTTCCTTCGCTGACGTCTTCTATTCGTTTGGCGTCAACTACCCAGGTGCTATTCGAGCTCATAACATGCCGAACTTCCTACGAGACTTGAATATCCCGGGTGATAAGGACTTTCCTCAAGGCCGACACTTGGATTTGGGAACAATTGACATTCTTCGTGATCGTGAGCGCGGCGTTCCTCGCTACAACGCTTTCCGACGCCTGTTTCACATGGCACCTGCAAAGAGCTTCCTTGATCTCACTGGCGGTGATGCCAAGTTGGCTGCTGAGTTGGAAGATGTTTACGATGGAGATCTTGAGGCTGTGGATCTTCTGGTTGGTACACTCAGCGAGCCTCTGCCCAAGGGCTTTGGCTTCAGCGACACTGCCTTCCGCGTCTTTATCCTCATGGCCACCCGTCGCATCAAGTCTGATCGCTTCCTTGCCGGCGATGGTTGGTGCCCTGAGGTGTACACCCGCGAGGGCATCAATTGGGTTCAGAATAACACGATGAAGGATGTTTTGTGTCGACACTTCCCGGAACTTGCTGCAACGCTGCACAATGTCAAGAAT GCTTTCGCCCCTTGGACGAAGATTGGTCAGACTGAGGCTTATGCGGGCCCAGAGACTAACAAAGCAAAGAACTGA
- a CDS encoding acyl-CoA dehydrogenase, producing MATTFESSDPAVYKEYEAQWSTLPTDAEGWIKRAKDVAEVLAKDAPARERANKSPKAEVALLKHSGLLKILGPAKYGGGEQPWSVGFRAIREVAKKDGSVGMLLGYHLVWSTTANVVGTPEQADRTHKLIISNNYFVGGAVNPRDNDLKITSNGDKLIFNGFKNFSTGGVISDLTVLEGVYGEKEEHIFAIVPTQQPGIQFKHNWDNVGLRLTESGGVNIENVEAPWGDALGWDVEAKKPDPNILAIPFTSLFLPTIQLNFANLYLGIAAGALEFAKEYTVKNTRAWPFGGDNKEKPTDEFYILSTYGNFFAHLRATEALAEKVNAEADSLYAKYSQDRSAVTAEQRGEFAEWVASLKVVTTDTGLKITSGVFEVTGSRSTAAKVGLDRFWRDLRTHTLHDPVAYKNRELGRYLLLGEYPEPTWYT from the exons atggccacCACTTTTGAGAGCTCTGACCCAGCTGTCTACAAAGAGTACGAAGCCCAATGGTCCACTCTCCCCACCGACGCTGAGGGTTGGATCAAGCGTGCCAAAGACGTCGCTGAAGTCCTAGCAAAAGACGCTCCAGCTCGAGAACGCGCGAACAAGTCTCCGAAAGCTGAAGTCGCTCTCCTCAAGCATTCCggccttctcaagatcctcgGTCCGGCTAAATATGGCGGCGGTGAACAGCCATGGAGTGTTGGTTTCAGAGCGATTCGTGAGGTTGCCAAGAAGGATGG ATCTGTTGGCATGCTTCTCGGCTACCACCTCGTCTGGTCTACAACCGCCAACGTAGTCGGAACTCCCGAGCAAGCAGACCGCACCcacaaactcatcatctccaacaacTACTTTGTTGGCGGTGCCGTGAACCCTCGCGACAACGATCTCAAGATCACTTCCAACGGGGACAAGCTTATCTTCAATGGTTTTAAGAACTTTAGCACCGGCGGTGTAATCTCAGACTTGACTGTTCTTGAAGGTGTTTATGGTGAGAAGGAAGAGCACATCTTTGCTATTGTTCCGACGCAACAGCCTGGCATTCAGTTTAAGCATAACTGGGATAATGTTGGGCTGAGACTTACGGAGTCGGGGGGTGTTAATATCGAGAATGTTGAGGCGCCGTGGGGTGATGCTTTGGGATGGGATGTTGAGGCGAAGAAGCCAGATCCCAACATCTTGGCAATTCCTTTCACGAGTCTGTTCTTACCAAC AATTCAACTCAACTTTGCCAACCTCTACCTCGGCATTGCGGCCGGTGCTCTTGAGTTTGCTAAAGAGTACACTGTCAAGAATACTCGCGCCTGGCCCTTCGGCGGCGAT aacaaagagaaaccaaCAGACGAATTCTACATCCTCTCCACCTACGGCAACTTCTTCGCCCACCTCCGCGCCACCGAAGCTCTCGCCGAGAAAGTCAACGCTGAAGCTGACTCTCTCTACGCAAAGTACTCACAAGATCGCTCCGCCGTTACAGCCGAGCAACGCGGTGAGTTCGCAGAATGGGTCGCCAGTCTCAAGGTCGTCACTACAGACACAGGTCTCAAGATCACTTCTGGAGTTTTTGAAGTTACGGGTTCGAGGTCTACGGCTGCAAAGGTTGGCTTGGATAGGTTCTGGAGGGATTTGAGAACGCATACGCTGCATGATCCTGTGGCGTATAAGAATCGGGAGTTGGGAAGGTATCTTTTGTTGGGAGAGTATCCTGAGCCTACGTGGTACACATGA